In the genome of Dermacentor andersoni chromosome 3, qqDerAnde1_hic_scaffold, whole genome shotgun sequence, one region contains:
- the LOC126524285 gene encoding 3-oxoacyl-[acyl-carrier-protein] reductase FabG-like → MQKLKDKVALVTGASSGIGEATALHFASLGSWLSLTARNLTELQRVAQECHAKGVPEEKVLVTTGNVLHEEDVAAVVQKTIQKFGRIDILVNNAGIYLEGSTDSPSLDNYDQLMNVNLRGPIQVLRYALPYLRQVKGNVVNVSSVVSLRAAHGGMFYNISKAGLDQLTKCTALENAQYGVRVNSVNPGVIATNMGRRPGESKEDHFQRQSKAMAHAHLLGRLGTMDEVARAIAFLASDDASFITGHALPVDGGHLLMTPLDITPPDPLKQREH, encoded by the exons GCGCATCGTCGGGGATTGGGGAAGCAACAGCACTGCACTTCGCCTCCCTAGGGTCTTGGCTGTCCCTGACGGCGAGAAATTTGACAGAACTTCAGAGAGTCGCCCAAGAATGCCATGCCAAAGGAGTGCCGGAAGAAAAA GTTCTGGTGACAACAGGGAACGTGTTGCATGAAGAGGATGTGGCTGCTGTTGTTCAGAAGACCATACAGAAGTTCGGCCGAATCGACATTCTC GTGAATAACGCCGGCATTTACTTGGAAGGATCGACGGACAGTCCTTCGCTTGACAACTATGACCAGCTGATGAACGTCAACTTGCGAGGCCCCATACAAGTATTAAGATACGCCTTGCCATACTTACGGCAGGTTAAAG GTAACGTTGTCAACGTGTCCAGCGTAGTGTCGCTGAGGGCG GCACACGGTGGGATGTTTTACAACATCAGCAAGGCTGGCCTGGATCAATTAACCAAATGCACGGCCCTTG AAAATGCGCAGTATGGAGTACGTGTGAATTCTGTGAA CCCTGGTGTGATTGCTACTAATATGGGCAGGAGACCCGGCGAAAGCAAAGAGGATCATTTTCAG CGCCAGAGCAAGGCTATGGCTCATGCCCATCTCCTGGGTCGTCTTGGCACCATGGATGAAGTAGCGCGTGCCATTGCATTCCTGGCCTCAGACGACGCGTCTTTCATCACAGGGCACGCCTTGCCGGTGGACGGGGGGCATCTGCTCATGACGCCTCTGGACATTACGCCGCCAGACCCGTTGAAACAGCGAGAgcattag